The following are from one region of the Methanobacterium veterum genome:
- a CDS encoding DUF2115 domain-containing protein has product MVETIEELDFSRKISKNELLGVLKQEASRIHMHDIMLASAYIQEDAKYMHAGYREEFIENFTKAFINRFKDIREDKGNYEGHINNKKFQEFLEVLNKQIEESKLRSELYFLRLAKIVSIYTTFILEASIHPVGTSFPGGFKLKFENGVYLCPVKDKQMNTPGALCRFCVSKQDKSVE; this is encoded by the coding sequence ATGGTTGAAACAATTGAAGAACTCGATTTTTCCAGGAAGATATCAAAAAATGAACTTTTAGGTGTTTTAAAACAGGAAGCATCACGAATTCACATGCACGACATAATGCTTGCCTCTGCTTATATTCAGGAAGATGCTAAATACATGCATGCAGGGTACAGAGAAGAGTTCATTGAAAATTTCACAAAAGCATTCATAAACCGTTTCAAAGATATCCGGGAAGATAAAGGAAACTATGAAGGACATATTAACAATAAAAAGTTTCAAGAATTTCTGGAAGTGCTCAACAAACAGATAGAAGAATCTAAACTTAGATCAGAACTTTATTTTCTACGTTTAGCAAAAATTGTTTCTATTTATACGACTTTTATTTTAGAGGCATCGATTCACCCTGTTGGAACTTCATTTCCTGGAGGATTCAAGCTTAAATTTGAAAACGGGGTGTACTTATGTCCTGTAAAAGATAAACAAATGAATACGCCGGGTGCTCTCTGCAGGTTCTGCGTTTCAAAGCAGGACAAGAGTGTAGAATAA
- a CDS encoding DUF5518 domain-containing protein — protein MVNWGAVVIGFVLSIILSWLFGAMFSGGNYFGLFIAGLIVGLMVGDGALNGAWNAAIAGAFGGIIAAILIVIGGTLFLGIAGFLAGAAVGLVVVVVAIIQSLILMGIGGAIGGAIKG, from the coding sequence ATGGTAAATTGGGGAGCAGTAGTTATAGGATTTGTTCTATCGATAATATTGTCATGGCTATTTGGCGCAATGTTTAGCGGAGGAAATTACTTTGGATTGTTTATAGCTGGACTAATCGTCGGTTTAATGGTCGGTGATGGGGCCTTAAACGGCGCGTGGAATGCCGCTATAGCAGGTGCATTTGGTGGAATAATAGCAGCCATACTGATTGTTATTGGAGGAACACTGTTTTTAGGTATTGCAGGATTTTTAGCAGGAGCTGCAGTGGGACTGGTAGTTGTAGTAGTTGCAATAATTCAGTCTTTAATCCTTATGGGAATTGGCGGAGCTATAGGTGGAGCAATAAAAGGATAG
- a CDS encoding DUF2115 domain-containing protein — translation MVNKLEDLDFTGQITVKELLLVLKKEASDISVTDIMTAHSYLVAEGKYVQGNYRKEYLQAYVKGFILRLKEIKNNQNKFEGTVNACELKEAVELLNEQEQALIKIRSRESHFFKIYKIISIYTTFILDEPIHIVGTPFPGGFKVKYENGTYFCPVKDKQKDNPGAVCGFCIAEQDEDM, via the coding sequence ATGGTAAATAAACTAGAAGACCTTGATTTTACAGGCCAAATAACAGTAAAAGAACTATTACTTGTTCTTAAAAAAGAAGCCTCAGATATCTCTGTGACAGATATCATGACTGCCCATTCTTACTTGGTGGCTGAAGGAAAATATGTACAGGGAAATTACAGGAAAGAGTACCTGCAGGCATATGTAAAAGGATTTATTCTGCGGTTAAAAGAAATAAAAAATAATCAAAATAAATTTGAAGGCACGGTAAATGCCTGCGAGCTTAAAGAAGCTGTTGAACTCCTGAATGAACAGGAGCAGGCGCTGATTAAAATAAGGTCAAGAGAATCACATTTCTTTAAAATTTATAAAATTATATCCATCTACACAACTTTCATCCTAGATGAACCAATACATATAGTCGGGACACCATTTCCAGGTGGTTTTAAAGTTAAATATGAAAATGGAACATATTTTTGCCCTGTAAAAGATAAACAAAAGGATAACCCGGGCGCTGTTTGTGGATTCTGTATCGCTGAACAGGATGAAGACATGTGA
- a CDS encoding nucleotidyltransferase family protein has translation MNVFNVLKKHENEIKEKFHVKRIGLFGSYVRHEENEKSDIDILVEFEEPTLHNFMGLIDYLENLFDRKVDLVTQKSLNPYLRPIVEKEVVWCE, from the coding sequence ATGAATGTTTTCAATGTCCTTAAAAAACATGAAAATGAAATTAAAGAGAAGTTTCATGTTAAAAGGATTGGTTTGTTTGGTTCCTATGTTCGGCATGAGGAAAATGAAAAAAGCGACATAGATATCCTTGTAGAGTTTGAGGAACCTACACTGCATAATTTTATGGGATTAATTGATTATTTAGAAAATCTTTTCGATAGGAAAGTTGATTTAGTTACTCAAAAATCTTTAAATCCTTATTTACGCCCAATTGTTGAAAAAGAGGTTGTCTGGTGTGAATAG
- a CDS encoding AAA family ATPase: MESYSNEFKISLCNLLKARFPYLYIATWEEDRLLSIISSVIDDDSLIKTKRKLFTWKITTGLSTGESLTKKVIKDPIEVLDFIEKYEEPAIFVLIDFHIYFGRSGTAPDLHVIRKIRDVSSALKRSLNPKNVIFVSPSLILPDDLQKEITIVDFELPSFDEIISLIEEMIETNKRNNRITVDLDPHEKECLARASLGLTLEEAENAFARSMVEDGCLNIGDLDVVIEEKRQIIKKTEILEFISTDLEMSDVGGLENLKTWLKKRNKSWFDSAKRYGISAPRGVLITGVPGCGKSLIVKAISSMWQLPFLRLDIGKVFSGVVGSSEKNMREAIKIAETISPCILWIDEIEKAFGGIGGGDGGTSERVFGTFLTWMQEKTKPVFVAATANNIRLLPPEFLRKGRFDEIFFVDMPTHKERVNIFQIHIKKRLIDQNVIGDFELSDELLYHLADLTEGYSGSEIEQVVISALFDAFSEDRSINLHDFEKAIISTVPLSKTQEEEIMRIREWANVRAVAATSKEDSKGYQNETADMGGDVNITRGGRSIDV; this comes from the coding sequence ATGGAATCATATTCAAATGAGTTTAAAATATCTCTTTGTAATCTACTTAAAGCCAGATTTCCTTATTTGTATATAGCTACTTGGGAAGAAGATCGTTTATTATCTATAATAAGTTCAGTAATTGATGATGATTCTTTAATTAAAACAAAAAGGAAGTTATTCACATGGAAAATCACCACCGGACTTTCTACTGGTGAATCATTAACGAAAAAGGTAATTAAAGATCCAATAGAGGTTCTTGACTTTATTGAAAAGTATGAAGAGCCTGCTATATTTGTACTTATAGATTTCCATATTTATTTTGGTCGTTCAGGAACTGCTCCAGACTTACATGTTATTCGAAAAATTAGGGACGTGTCTTCAGCTCTTAAAAGAAGTTTGAACCCTAAAAATGTCATTTTTGTATCTCCATCATTAATATTACCTGATGATCTACAGAAGGAAATAACTATTGTTGATTTTGAGCTTCCATCCTTTGATGAAATTATAAGTTTAATTGAAGAAATGATTGAAACAAATAAAAGAAATAATAGGATAACTGTAGATCTTGATCCACATGAAAAGGAATGCTTAGCAAGAGCATCCCTTGGTTTAACATTAGAAGAAGCTGAAAATGCATTTGCACGTTCTATGGTGGAAGATGGTTGTCTTAATATCGGAGATTTAGACGTGGTTATTGAAGAAAAACGTCAGATAATCAAAAAAACTGAAATTCTGGAATTTATCAGTACAGATCTTGAAATGAGTGACGTTGGGGGATTGGAAAATCTCAAAACATGGCTTAAAAAACGTAATAAATCGTGGTTTGATTCAGCAAAGCGTTACGGCATATCCGCACCAAGGGGAGTTTTAATTACGGGAGTTCCTGGCTGTGGTAAAAGTTTAATCGTGAAAGCTATTAGTTCCATGTGGCAGTTACCATTTTTACGCTTGGATATAGGTAAGGTGTTCAGTGGAGTTGTGGGCAGTAGTGAAAAGAATATGAGAGAGGCCATTAAAATTGCTGAAACTATATCTCCATGCATATTGTGGATTGACGAAATAGAAAAGGCTTTTGGAGGTATCGGCGGCGGTGATGGAGGAACATCCGAGAGAGTTTTTGGAACATTCCTTACGTGGATGCAGGAAAAAACTAAACCGGTTTTTGTCGCTGCTACTGCTAATAATATTCGATTACTTCCTCCTGAATTCCTCAGAAAAGGTAGGTTTGATGAAATATTTTTTGTAGATATGCCTACGCATAAAGAAAGAGTAAACATATTCCAAATTCATATCAAAAAACGTCTTATAGATCAGAATGTTATAGGTGACTTTGAATTAAGTGATGAGTTGTTATATCATTTAGCTGATCTTACTGAAGGCTATTCGGGTTCAGAAATTGAACAGGTGGTTATATCCGCACTATTTGATGCGTTTTCAGAAGATAGGAGTATTAATTTGCATGATTTTGAAAAGGCGATTATTAGCACAGTTCCTCTTTCTAAAACACAGGAAGAAGAAATTATGAGGATCCGTGAATGGGCAAATGTACGTGCAGTTGCAGCTACATCTAAAGAAGATAGTAAAGGATATCAGAATGAAACCGCTGATATGGGTGGTGATGTAAATATCACCCGCGGTGGCCGAAGTATAGATGTTTAA
- a CDS encoding S1 family peptidase, whose protein sequence is MILPESKNKLLNLFRTFLLIIIVIGFSGIGCAQAVAGSSSNTANVADKTVSVEQGFSGTVTIKDPMFNVTTNLTVNYQPYSYGSGFIINKNGYIITAFHVLSDSRALESKNQLKQMNSSDIKWYVEEAGLLYYLKNKNPVLAYQLFKNVPKTQNDRRKALERATDDFIKKGLISSNSYRSEIYVKGNALHNVNTSNSLKASLIGSGNTANGEDIALLKVNTSGVNLPISGISLSHKMNEKVVIYGYPVNKKSSTPSSSSGNLKAMAPNPQGIIYYVTNAITGEGYSGGPVVNSQKKVIGVLGYGILDEKSKKIAGSLFLSSSYIQKICKKYGVTLN, encoded by the coding sequence ATGATTCTACCTGAATCAAAAAACAAATTATTAAATTTATTTAGAACATTTTTACTGATCATCATTGTTATCGGGTTTTCAGGAATTGGATGTGCACAGGCAGTTGCTGGAAGCTCTTCAAACACTGCAAATGTTGCAGATAAAACTGTTAGCGTTGAACAGGGCTTTTCAGGCACAGTTACAATTAAAGACCCCATGTTTAATGTAACAACCAATTTAACAGTCAACTACCAGCCCTACAGCTACGGGTCAGGTTTTATTATAAATAAAAACGGCTATATAATAACTGCATTCCACGTTTTAAGTGATTCCAGAGCATTAGAAAGCAAAAATCAGCTTAAACAAATGAATTCTAGTGATATAAAGTGGTATGTTGAAGAGGCAGGTTTACTGTACTATTTAAAAAATAAAAATCCAGTACTTGCTTACCAGTTGTTTAAAAATGTGCCCAAAACTCAAAATGACCGCAGGAAAGCCTTAGAACGTGCGACAGATGATTTCATTAAAAAAGGATTGATATCTTCAAACTCTTATAGAAGTGAGATTTATGTCAAGGGAAACGCATTGCACAACGTCAATACCAGTAATTCACTAAAAGCCAGTTTAATAGGTTCTGGAAATACCGCAAATGGTGAAGATATAGCACTTCTAAAAGTAAATACCAGTGGTGTGAATCTGCCCATTTCAGGTATTAGTTTAAGCCACAAAATGAATGAAAAAGTTGTCATATACGGCTATCCGGTAAATAAAAAAAGCAGCACCCCATCCAGCTCATCAGGTAATTTAAAGGCAATGGCACCTAACCCTCAAGGCATTATATATTACGTAACAAACGCCATTACAGGTGAAGGTTACAGTGGAGGTCCTGTTGTTAACAGCCAGAAAAAGGTGATAGGCGTTTTAGGTTACGGTATTTTGGATGAAAAATCTAAAAAGATTGCAGGCAGTCTTTTCCTATCCTCAAGTTACATCCAGAAAATATGTAAAAAATATGGAGTTACATTAAATTAA
- a CDS encoding rhodanese-like domain-containing protein has protein sequence MPVFQTVTPKAALKLMEEKGNKITILDIRPEDEFEKEHIPGAENLDYHGHHFQEKAEKLDKNKNYIIYCKSGARGEYFMGKMKESGFDGAYNILGGFVAWKISRLPLVGGTD, from the coding sequence ATGCCTGTATTTCAAACCGTAACTCCAAAAGCAGCACTTAAATTAATGGAAGAGAAAGGTAATAAAATAACTATTCTGGATATCCGACCTGAGGATGAATTTGAAAAAGAACACATTCCTGGAGCAGAAAATCTGGATTATCATGGACATCATTTCCAGGAAAAGGCAGAAAAGCTGGATAAAAATAAGAATTATATTATATATTGCAAAAGTGGTGCTAGAGGCGAATATTTTATGGGTAAAATGAAAGAATCAGGCTTTGATGGAGCTTATAATATATTAGGTGGTTTTGTGGCCTGGAAAATAAGTAGACTTCCCCTTGTAGGTGGAACAGACTAA
- a CDS encoding HepT-like ribonuclease domain-containing protein → MNRDQIFLRHILDEIEFLEEVFPINSSKELLSDPVIQRASVRSLEIIGEAVKNLSNNFKADNSQIEWKEIAGMRDKLIHRYFSVDLDIVYEVLMNRLPELKVTVLNALNLFNDLL, encoded by the coding sequence GTGAATAGGGATCAAATCTTTTTAAGACATATTCTAGACGAAATTGAATTTTTGGAAGAAGTATTCCCAATAAACAGCAGTAAAGAGCTTTTAAGTGACCCTGTTATCCAAAGAGCTAGTGTAAGGAGCCTTGAAATAATTGGGGAGGCTGTGAAAAATTTATCCAATAATTTCAAAGCTGATAATTCTCAAATTGAATGGAAAGAGATCGCTGGGATGCGGGATAAACTTATTCATCGTTATTTTAGTGTTGATTTAGATATTGTTTATGAAGTTTTAATGAATAGACTTCCTGAACTTAAAGTAACTGTACTTAATGCATTAAACCTGTTTAATGATTTATTATAA
- the moaC gene encoding cyclic pyranopterin monophosphate synthase MoaC gives MEEKSFTHLSKKGVHMVEVSDKPVVKRTAVAQGKIYLNAETIQLIEKEEIKKGNVLTTAQIAAIGAVKSTHHLIPLCHSLKITGVDVKFDVKPQFIQAEVSVTSLGKTGVEMEALTGTSVALLTVWDMVKSVEKDSEGQYPSTKISDIIVVKKEKKG, from the coding sequence ATGGAAGAAAAATCATTTACACACCTTTCTAAAAAAGGTGTTCACATGGTAGAAGTATCAGATAAACCAGTTGTAAAAAGAACCGCTGTAGCACAGGGTAAGATCTACTTAAATGCAGAAACAATTCAACTTATAGAAAAAGAAGAAATTAAAAAAGGTAATGTCCTTACTACGGCCCAAATTGCGGCTATTGGAGCTGTAAAATCAACACACCACCTGATTCCTCTGTGCCATTCCCTTAAAATCACAGGTGTCGATGTAAAATTCGATGTAAAACCCCAATTTATACAGGCCGAAGTCAGTGTAACTTCCCTCGGAAAAACTGGTGTTGAAATGGAAGCTTTAACAGGTACAAGCGTGGCACTTTTAACTGTATGGGACATGGTAAAAAGTGTTGAAAAAGATTCTGAAGGTCAGTATCCTTCAACCAAAATTTCAGATATAATTGTTGTTAAAAAAGAGAAAAAAGGGTAA
- a CDS encoding DUF488 domain-containing protein produces MFKIKSIYEPADKEDGFRILVDKTWPEGLSKEDRRVDLWLKEIAPTKDTDKWITESTVDFEGFKEEYRRELRRKKTLISIIRNFEKENGTVTLLYSKRDPECNCAAVLKDKLNGYRTVSRSVGRLHGG; encoded by the coding sequence ATGTTCAAGATTAAAAGTATTTACGAACCTGCAGATAAAGAAGATGGATTTAGAATTTTAGTAGATAAAACATGGCCCGAAGGATTATCAAAAGAAGATAGAAGGGTAGATTTATGGCTTAAAGAAATTGCCCCTACAAAAGATACAGATAAATGGATCACAGAGAGCACTGTAGATTTTGAAGGGTTTAAAGAAGAGTATCGCAGGGAACTGCGAAGGAAAAAGACACTTATTTCCATTATCCGGAACTTTGAAAAAGAAAATGGAACTGTTACTTTGTTATATTCTAAACGCGACCCCGAATGTAATTGTGCAGCGGTTTTGAAAGATAAACTTAATGGATACAGGACAGTCAGCAGGTCTGTGGGCAGGCTTCATGGAGGGTGA
- a CDS encoding DUF2997 domain-containing protein, whose translation MTKKIKIQIFPDGTIQTEIQGIKGKRCTEYIHILEELLEAEAVDSNYTPEFHETETVKITEKQEQRIRER comes from the coding sequence ATGACCAAGAAAATTAAGATCCAGATTTTTCCAGACGGTACGATCCAAACAGAGATTCAGGGAATAAAAGGGAAAAGATGTACAGAATATATCCACATCCTGGAAGAACTTTTGGAAGCTGAGGCTGTTGATTCTAATTATACTCCTGAATTTCACGAAACTGAAACAGTGAAAATAACTGAAAAACAAGAACAGAGAATTAGGGAGCGGTAA
- a CDS encoding DEAD/DEAH box helicase — MEKVDQKIRDIISDCYPKIKELNPAQKAVLDSGLLENKSNYIIAIPTASGKTLLGVIAALNTILNGGKVVYAAPLISIQNEKLAEFKKFEKFGIKVGKHPKFSDLSVMVFESFDAITRFSWNNLREMDLLIIDEFHMIGEYSRGPTIECALTRSKIINPALRIIALSATLKNMDELASWLDAEIVEHDYRPVPLYKDVLITEELGVKNKNDAVLKVLNESIEDSSQILVFVSTRRFTEALANFISGKVKKKIPRDKKLAFRAVAQKILDVPRKRGSRPTSVCLKLAECIENGIAFHHAGLFDKQREIIENEFREGNLYMITATPSLMYGVNLPSKNVIIRDYTRWTSRGPQSIPVFDYEQMSGRAGRPGYDTEGYSYLVAKSMDEGYNLKDHYVYGEIELTSSKLIENKDAVFRQIIAQVASSLAKTPQEITEFFSETFYGYQMNCNEFFGALAVDTMEYEINSALEFLIQNGIIQLTPEGLKTTDFGNLIARSNYTVETAVRLKEYAKRASDLDIYQLIYDISRTPDMPKISFKSRKSKEPVMDKLNEYGIFACDISNDEATTAALLEWINERSEYGIENAFNVYAATTRRAAYEASRMVKFFKEICHVLDNYSHSNDLDKLSARLYYGVREDIIQLVVSVKRLGRKRARALVEAFGTDLSYVSEKELVKIEGIGPKTAESIMNKFGKGRLAKFEP; from the coding sequence ATGGAAAAAGTAGATCAGAAAATCAGAGATATAATCAGTGATTGCTATCCAAAGATTAAAGAACTAAATCCAGCGCAAAAAGCGGTTTTAGATTCAGGATTACTTGAAAATAAGTCTAATTATATAATAGCAATTCCCACTGCAAGTGGAAAAACACTTCTTGGAGTAATTGCTGCATTAAATACAATTTTAAACGGTGGAAAGGTTGTATATGCCGCGCCGCTCATATCCATACAGAATGAAAAACTGGCAGAATTCAAGAAGTTTGAAAAATTTGGTATAAAGGTAGGGAAACACCCCAAATTTTCAGACCTCTCAGTTATGGTCTTTGAATCATTTGATGCTATCACCCGTTTTTCATGGAACAATTTAAGAGAAATGGATCTTCTGATTATTGACGAGTTTCACATGATTGGTGAATACTCAAGGGGCCCAACAATTGAATGTGCACTAACACGATCAAAAATTATCAATCCAGCCCTAAGAATCATTGCACTTTCAGCAACACTTAAAAATATGGACGAGCTTGCAAGCTGGCTGGATGCAGAAATTGTGGAACATGATTACAGGCCGGTTCCACTTTATAAGGATGTCCTTATAACTGAGGAGCTTGGAGTTAAAAATAAAAATGATGCTGTTTTAAAAGTTTTAAACGAATCCATTGAAGATTCATCCCAGATCCTTGTTTTTGTATCTACAAGACGGTTTACAGAAGCTCTTGCAAATTTTATCTCAGGTAAAGTGAAAAAGAAAATTCCAAGGGATAAAAAACTTGCATTTAGAGCCGTAGCCCAAAAAATACTGGACGTGCCAAGGAAAAGGGGGTCACGCCCAACTTCAGTGTGTCTAAAACTTGCAGAATGCATTGAAAATGGAATAGCATTCCACCACGCAGGCCTTTTTGACAAGCAGAGGGAAATAATTGAAAATGAGTTTAGAGAAGGCAACCTTTACATGATAACCGCTACTCCAAGTCTCATGTACGGGGTAAATCTCCCATCTAAAAATGTTATAATACGAGATTACACTCGCTGGACATCCAGAGGTCCTCAAAGTATCCCCGTATTTGATTATGAGCAGATGTCAGGCCGTGCAGGTCGACCGGGATATGATACTGAAGGGTATTCCTATTTAGTTGCCAAAAGTATGGATGAGGGCTACAACTTAAAAGACCATTATGTATATGGAGAAATAGAACTTACATCCTCCAAACTCATAGAAAATAAAGACGCTGTTTTCAGGCAGATAATAGCACAGGTTGCATCTTCACTTGCCAAAACTCCACAGGAAATAACAGAATTTTTCAGTGAAACATTCTATGGTTATCAAATGAACTGCAACGAGTTTTTCGGCGCTCTAGCAGTAGATACAATGGAATACGAAATAAACAGTGCACTTGAGTTCCTGATTCAAAACGGGATAATCCAACTTACTCCTGAAGGGCTTAAAACAACAGATTTTGGAAATTTAATTGCAAGAAGCAACTACACAGTTGAAACTGCAGTAAGACTTAAAGAATACGCCAAAAGAGCTTCAGATCTTGATATTTACCAGCTTATTTATGACATTTCAAGGACTCCAGATATGCCTAAAATCTCATTTAAAAGCCGTAAAAGTAAAGAACCAGTGATGGACAAGCTGAATGAATATGGAATATTTGCCTGCGATATCAGCAACGATGAAGCTACAACTGCCGCTCTTTTAGAGTGGATAAATGAGAGAAGTGAGTACGGAATAGAAAATGCGTTTAATGTGTACGCTGCAACCACAAGAAGGGCTGCTTATGAAGCTTCCAGAATGGTAAAGTTCTTTAAAGAAATTTGCCATGTTCTAGACAACTATTCACACTCTAACGACCTCGATAAGTTGTCAGCACGCCTTTACTATGGAGTCCGCGAAGACATCATTCAACTTGTTGTCAGTGTTAAAAGACTGGGACGTAAACGTGCCCGAGCTCTTGTAGAAGCTTTCGGAACTGATTTAAGTTACGTTTCAGAGAAAGAACTGGTTAAAATAGAAGGTATAGGACCTAAGACTGCTGAATCCATAATGAACAAGTTTGGAAAAGGCAGGCTTGCAAAATTTGAGCCTTAA
- a CDS encoding 4Fe-4S single cluster domain-containing protein → MFIRIRRFLPETKVEGPGNRACIWVQGCSIQCSDCAVPESWPTSGGEKVKVEELAQKILNIPNIEGITFSGGEPFDQAKSLASLGCIVQKEGLSVVTFTGYTLENIQNSADPGWQDLLSVTDLLIDGPYISEGHDPTNLWVGSYNQRYHFLTSRYIHLKYEISDVSNRIEVRIQEDGSILVNGMTNFSKLEDIFKGII, encoded by the coding sequence ATGTTTATAAGAATTCGAAGATTTTTACCTGAAACTAAAGTGGAAGGACCGGGAAATAGAGCGTGCATCTGGGTTCAAGGATGTTCTATTCAATGCTCTGATTGTGCAGTACCAGAATCATGGCCCACAAGCGGCGGAGAAAAGGTTAAAGTAGAAGAATTAGCCCAAAAAATTTTAAATATACCTAATATTGAAGGTATAACATTTAGTGGAGGGGAACCATTTGACCAGGCAAAATCTTTAGCTTCTTTGGGCTGCATAGTTCAAAAAGAAGGGTTATCTGTAGTTACATTTACAGGGTACACTCTGGAGAATATCCAAAATTCCGCTGATCCTGGCTGGCAGGACTTATTATCAGTCACTGACCTGCTAATTGATGGTCCTTATATTTCAGAAGGGCATGATCCAACTAATTTATGGGTAGGTTCATATAATCAGAGATATCATTTCCTTACTTCACGTTATATCCATCTTAAATATGAAATATCAGATGTTTCTAACCGTATTGAAGTTAGAATTCAGGAAGATGGCAGCATATTGGTGAATGGAATGACTAATTTTTCTAAATTAGAAGATATCTTTAAGGGGATAATCTAA
- a CDS encoding ComEA family DNA-binding protein, with protein MADTSKGTLWELTHSLWILWTLAFGFLSWVSFFYIGFRTKQRKWILWGLIYSSSAITAMLIGPTADYSIMVPEDSWIMDLQIFYFFGLWIISMIHALWVRNEYLLRLEAISEPIRDDEYLKRKYAMEYAYGNEEKSKFQNPFKRSSMNSGIKKEDVKDLEVQPKPVDINNDPEEVIADLPGVGSILAKKVVETRQSSPFKSVDEFGEILGLKPHIIERVRPLIVISGEFPDNEESETSTSGRLVDY; from the coding sequence ATGGCTGATACATCAAAAGGTACATTATGGGAATTAACACATTCTTTATGGATTTTATGGACATTAGCATTTGGATTTTTGAGCTGGGTGTCATTTTTTTATATTGGATTTAGGACAAAGCAAAGAAAATGGATTTTATGGGGATTGATATACTCTAGCTCGGCTATAACAGCCATGTTAATAGGTCCAACAGCAGATTATTCAATAATGGTACCAGAAGATAGCTGGATCATGGATCTACAAATTTTTTATTTCTTTGGCTTATGGATAATTTCCATGATCCATGCATTATGGGTGCGTAATGAATATTTATTAAGGTTAGAAGCCATAAGTGAACCTATTAGAGATGATGAATATTTAAAAAGAAAATATGCCATGGAATATGCTTATGGAAATGAAGAAAAAAGTAAATTTCAAAATCCATTTAAAAGATCTTCAATGAACAGCGGGATTAAAAAAGAAGATGTAAAAGATTTAGAAGTACAGCCAAAACCTGTTGACATCAACAATGATCCTGAAGAAGTAATTGCTGATCTTCCTGGAGTTGGATCTATACTGGCCAAAAAGGTTGTTGAAACACGTCAATCAAGTCCATTTAAATCTGTAGATGAATTTGGTGAGATTTTAGGACTTAAACCTCATATAATTGAAAGAGTTAGGCCATTAATAGTTATTTCTGGTGAATTTCCAGATAATGAAGAATCAGAGACTTCAACATCAGGCCGTCTGGTGGATTATTAA